The proteins below come from a single Solea solea chromosome 6, fSolSol10.1, whole genome shotgun sequence genomic window:
- the si:dkey-202e22.2 gene encoding netrin-4 produces MSVCRMFGNTRHQVMLLLLSTLGWMFVAVTQSGAVSRCVDRACSPPIGNLASGRTISTLSSCCGNCSLLPHLCPEDVHPPAHMTDDPFLHPQTWWASGAGSTATKEQHDEIRLDLETRFCLSHVVLVFRSPRPSAMAIERSADSGKTWEPLQLFAQNCSAEFGLPDDSLCTSRYTSATPCSGGEVILRTLDPSSAETRDPYSAATLARLTLTNLRIRLLKSQSCSAPPTPPTGRTSPTASPLTSTSTTENTTYAIFSLLAKGTCLCHGHAEYCVPYNSSQESQQDSNMVFGRCLCTHHTAGDHCGECAPLYNDRPWRPANGSSGEPNPCQKCECHGHSDSCHFSHRAWLSSGGTSGGVCDDCRHNTTGRRCQRCRHGYHRHLSLPLSSAHACTRCRCDPHGSLPPRPDEEGPWCHPRTGQCHCKPGVGGRSCSHCLPGYWGFGDKGCEPCVCPLSCDPISGQCFDSYLDNQVFNVPIGGKIPDRDYMLPLEDVHWSKELAVSALHYTGKCSCKEKKLRSVSDLCKTKHDYVIKASVLSAHDKGSHAEVQVKVRKVLRSGQVALHPGTISIYPLSWTSRGCTCPILNPGMEYLLAGPEEAGTGRLLVTMQSVVAPWTPRLGLLISEGLRNGCSPSAGLCDGQTPEKCKINSKSMSQQTVQKQD; encoded by the exons ATGAGCGTGTGTAGAATGTTCGGGAACACTCGGCACcaggtgatgctgctgctgctatcgACGCTCGGCTGGATGTTTGTGGCTGTGACGCAGAGCGGAGCAG TCTCCAGATGTGTGGACCGGGCCTGCAGTCCACCCATAGGGAACCTGGCCAGCGGCAGGACCATCAGCACCCTCTCCAGCTGCTGTGGGAACTGctccctcctccctcacctCTGCCCCGAGGACGTTCACCCACCTGCTCACATGACCGACGACCCTTTCTTGCATCCACAGACCTGGTGGGCATCAGGTGCAGGTAGCACCGCCACGAAGGAGCAGCACGACGAGATCCGGTTGGATCTGGAAACGCGGTTCTGTCTGTCCCATGTGGTTCTGGTGTTCAGGTCGCCCCGGCCTTCAGCCATGGCCATTGAGCGTTCTGCTGACTCTGGGAAGACGTGGGAGCCTCTTCAGCTATTTGCACAAAACTGCAGCGCGGAGTTCGGTTTGCCTGATGATTCTTTGTGTACATCACGTTACACCAGTGCGACTCCCTGCAGTGGTGGAGAG GTCATATTACGGACCCTCGACCCCAGCAGTGCGGAAACACGAGACCCTTACAGCGCAGCGACGCTCGCCCGCCTCACACTTACTAACCTCCGCATCAGACTGCTGAAATCTCAGAGCTGCTCTGCACCCCCGACTCCCCCTACAGGACGGACTAGCCCCACAGCatcacctctgacctccacaTCCACGACAGAGAACACAACttatgccattttttctttattggcCAAAGGGACCTGCCTGTGCCACGGACATGCCGAGTACTGTGTTCCATACAACAGCAGCCAAGAATCACAACAGGACAGTAACATG GTGTTTGGTAGGTGTCTGTGTACTCACCACACAGCGGGGGATCACTGCGGAGAGTGCGCCCCGCTATACAACGATCGTCCCTGGAGGCCCGCCAACGGCAGCAGCGGGGAGCCCAACCCCTGCCAGA AGTGCGAGTGTCACGGTCACTCAGACAGCTGTCACTTCTCTCACCGGGCATGGCTGTCGTCCGGCGGCACCAGCGGCGGCGTCTGTGACGACTGCCGGCACAACACCACCGGACGCCGGTGCCAGCGCTGTCGCCATGGCTACCACCGCCACCTGTCCCTGCCCCTCAGCTCCGCCCATGCCTGCACAC GCTGCAGGTGTGATCCACACGGCTCTCTTCCTCCTCGACCTGACGAGGAAGGACCATGGTGTCATCCCAGGACTGGACAGTGCCACTGTAAACCAGGCGTCGGAGGCAGAAGCTGCAGCCACTGCCTGCCTGGTTACTGGGGCTTTGGAGACAAAGGCTGTGAACCCTGCGTCTGCCCTCTCAGCTGTGATCCTATAAGCGGGCAGTGTTTCGACAG TTACTTAGATAATCAGGTGTTCAACGTGCCCATTGGTGGAAAAATCCCTGATCGGGATTATATGCTCCCACTCGAAGACGTACATTGGTCAAAGGAGCTTGCGGTCTCTGCTCTGCATTACACAG GAAAGTGCAGTTGCAAGGAGAAGAAACTGAGAAGTGTGTCTGACCTCTGTAAGACCAAACATGACTATG TGATCAAGGCCAGCGTGCTTTCCGCTCATGACAAAGGCAGCCACGCAGAAGTACAAGTCAAAGTCCGCAAGGTGCTTCGATCAGGACAGGTGGCGCTACACCCAGGGACGATCAGCATCTACCCTCTGTCCTGGACCAGCCGCGGCTGCACCTGTCCAATACTCAACCCAG GTATGGAGTACCTGCTCGCGGGTCCCGAAGAGGCTGGAACAGGACGTTTGCTGGTCACCATGCAAAGCGTCGTGGCCCCCTGGACGCCTCGACTGGGTCTGCTTATTTCAGAAGGCCTGAGGAACGGATGCAGTCCTTCAGCGGGACTCTGTGATGGACAAACTCCagagaaatgcaaaataaactcAAAATCCATGAGTCAACAGACAGTTCAGAAACaagactga
- the LOC131461313 gene encoding mitochondrial intermembrane space import and assembly protein 40-like codes for MSYCKQEGKDRIIFVTKEDHEAPSNAELIADDPEDPYEEQGLILPNGDINWNCPCLGGMASGPCGSQFKEAFSCFHYSKEEVKGSECIDNFRNMQECMQKYPELYPQEEDKESSSQAESDSASSSALSPENDATQSTSNPSPTDGKTAS; via the exons ATGTCGTACTGCAAACAGGAAG GTAAAGATCGCATCATCTTTGTGACCAAGGAAGACCACGAGGCGCCCAGCAACGCTGAGCTGATTGCAGATGACCCGGAGGATCCCTACGAGGAGCAAG GTCTGATCCTGCCAAATGGGGACATCAACTGGAACTGCCCGTGTCTGGGCGGCATGGCCAGCGGACCATGCGGCTCTCAGTTCAAAGAGGCATTTTCCTGTTTCCACTACAGTAAAGAGGAAGTGAAGGGCTCAGAGTGCATCGATAACTTCCGCAACATGCAGGAGTGCATGCAGAAGTATCCCGAGCTTTATCCTCAGGAGGAAGATAAAGAAAGCTCCTCTCAAGCAGAGTCCGACTCTGCTTCTTCCTCTGCCTTATCCCCTGAAAATGACGCTACCCAATCCACCTCAAACCCCTCACCTACAGACGGCAAGACTGCCAGCTAA
- the sec61a1a gene encoding protein transport protein Sec61 subunit alpha-like 1 codes for MGIKFLEVIKPFCAVLPEIQKPERKIQFREKVLWTAITLFIFLVCCQIPLFGIMSSDSADPFYWMRVILASNRGTLMELGISPIVTSGLIMQLLAGAKIIEVGDTPKDRALFNGAQKLFGMIITIGQAIVYVMTGMYGDPSEMGAGICLLIIIQLFVAGLIVLLLDELLQKGYGLGSGISLFIATNICETIVWKAFSPTTVNTGRGTEFEGAIIALFHLLATRTDKVRALREAFYRQNLPNLMNLIATVFVFAVVIYFQGFRVDLPIKSARYRGQYNTYPIKLFYTSNIPIILQSALVSNLYVISQMLSTRFSGNFLVNLLGTWSDTLTGGPARAYPVGGLCYYLSPPESFGSVLDDPVHAVIYIVFMLGSCAFFSKTWIEVSGSSAKDVAKQLKEQQMVMRGHRETSMVHELNRYIPTAAAFGGLCIGGLSVMADFLGAIGSGTGILLAVTIIYQYFEIFVKEQSEVGSMGALLF; via the exons ATGGGGA TTAAATTTTTGGAGGTTATTAAGCCTTTCTGTGCAGTTCTGCCAGAAATTCAGAAACCAGAAAGAAAG ATTCAATTTAGAGAAAAAGTACTATGGACCGCTATCACACTCTTCATCTTTCTGGTGTGCTGCCAG ATTCCACTCTTTGGCATCATGTCTTCAGACTCAGCAGATCCCTTCTACTGGATGAGAGTAATCCTGGCTTCCAACAGAG GTACTTTGATGGAGCTGGGTATCTCACCCATTGTTACCTCTGGTCTCATCATGCAGCTGCTGGCTGGTGCCAAGATCATTGAGGTTGGCGACACTCCCAAAGACAGAGCCCTCTTCAATGGAGCTCAGAAAT TGTTTGGAATGATCATCACCATTGGACAAGCCATTGTTTACGTCATGACCGGCATGTATGGAGACCCTTCAGAGATGGGTGCTGGGATATGCTTGCTCATCATCATTCAg CTCTTTGTTGCAGGTCTGATTGTCTTGCTGCTTGATGAGCTACTCCAGAAGGGCTATGGTCTGGGCTCTGGCATCTCCCTCTTCATTGCAACTAACATCTGTGAGACAATCGTGTGGAAGGCCTTCAGCCCCACAACCGTCAACACCGGCAGAG GTACTGAGTTTGAAGGAGCCATCATTGCACTCTTCCATCTGCTGGCCACTCGCACAGACAAGGTGCGTGCCTTGAGAGAAGCCTTCTACAGACAAAACCTGCCTAATCTCATGAACCTCATCGCCACCGTCTTTGTATTTGCAGTGGTCATATACTTCCAG GGCTTCAGAGTGGACCTGCCCATCAAATCAGCACGCTACCGTGGGCAATACAACACCTACCCCATCAAACTCTTCTACACCTCCAACATCCCCATTATCCTGCAGTCTGCCCTAGTCTCTAATCTCTACGTCATTTCCCAGATGCTCTCAACACGTTTCAGTGGCAACTTCCTGGTCAACCTTCTTGGAACCTGGTCT GACACCTTGACTGGTGGCCCAGCCCGAGCCTATCCAGTGGGCGGCCTCTGCTACTACCTCTCTCCTCCAGAGTCGTTTGGTTCTGTGTTGGACGACCCTGTTCATGCCGTCATCTACATTGTCTTCATGCTCGGCTCCTGTGCCTTCTTCTCCAAAACATGGATTGAGGTCTCGGGATCCTCTGCCAAAGAT gtGGCAAAGCAGCTAAAGGAACAGCAGATGGTGATGAGGGGACACAGAGAGACCTCCATGGTGCACGAGCTAAACAG GTACATCCCCACAGCTGCTGCCTTCGGTGGTCTGTGTATAGGAGGGCTGTCTGTCATGGCTGACTTCCTGGGTGCCATTGGTTCGGGTACAGGAATCCTCTTGGCTGTGACTATTATCTACCAGTACTTTGAGATCTTTGTAAAGGAGCAGAGTGAAGTTGGCAGCATGGGTGCACTGCTCttctaa